One Phaseolus vulgaris cultivar G19833 chromosome 11, P. vulgaris v2.0, whole genome shotgun sequence genomic window carries:
- the LOC137839094 gene encoding uncharacterized protein, with protein sequence MHLSRVRLSRDQEDIQVWGFDDSGLFSVNSAYSAYECIAHPVRSSQNDVFRYLWKIKTFPNVLTTTWRVLIGRIPTRENLSRKGVIMNTILCAMCESKEETCQHTFIECVAAQRVWSLCLRWIGIVSVQQNAILSHFESFYLPQLSSRQSLLWKGVWATIVACIWEPRNSIVFNQGVADVEEIFQKVQLKSWQWLKHRGPSFSYSFTDWMLNPLICIRSYK encoded by the coding sequence ATGCACTTATCACGAGTTAGGCTATCAAGGGATCAAGAAGATATACAGGTATGGGGGTTTGATGACTCGGGGTTGTTCTCTGTAAATTCTGCGTATTCTGCGTATGAATGTATAGCTCACCCTGTTAGAAGCTCCCAAAATGATGTGTTCAGATACCTTTGGAAAATCAAAACCTTCCCCAACGTGTTAACCACAACGTGGAGGGTTCTTATAGGTAGAATACCTACAAGGGAAAATTTGAGTAGAAAAGGGGTGATCATGAACACAATTCTTTGTGCTATGTGTGAGTCAAAGGAGGAAACATGTCAACATACATTCATAGAATGTGTTGCTGCTCAGAGGGTGTGGTCATTATGTCTTAGATGGATTGGCATTGTGTCTGTACAACAGAATGCCATCTTATCTCACTTTGAAAGTTTTTACTTACCCCAACTCAGCAGTAGACAAAGTCTCTTATGGAAAGGAGTATGGGCAACTATAGTGGCATGTATATGGGAGCCAAGGAACTCCATTGTTTTTAATCAAGGGGTAGCAGATGTGGAGGAGATTTTTCAGAAAGTCCAGCTCAAGTCCTGGCAGTGGCTAAAGCATAGGGGTCCCTCTTTTAGCTATTCTTTTACAGATTGGATGTTGAACCCCCTTATCTGCATTAGAAGCTACAAGTAA